One region of Chanodichthys erythropterus isolate Z2021 chromosome 19, ASM2448905v1, whole genome shotgun sequence genomic DNA includes:
- the habp2 gene encoding hyaluronan-binding protein 2: protein MFPVILLLVGLSGLTLPVHAAPALLDDLVNLAIELVDEVYDYAVNDTEELSLSSAEINDTIDWIFSFLDEPEACDPNPCQNNGVCELRKNGGFKCICPEPYIGKKCQEERSVCKKVKCGHGDCVRTQEAPFYECKCWPPYLGTKCNKASACDPSPCLNGGKCVKGRTRASFTCKCPEDYIGKFCQVGPNDCYEGNGESYRGFVSETVEGMECLPWNYYRIPFKDFEGNDSIGAHNYCRNPDGDREPWCFVKETGKLRWDYCNVKPCSEPEPGKPSTTIAKLEFSECGKTQTNMISPRIFGGKKSLPEAHPWQVSFQVRPKGSNATFSHNCGGTLIDSCWVLTAAHCIDENEEVRLEMGGVNLEKDDPAKQFLEVEKIIAHENYTETAEALYNDIALLKLKSINGRCANETSSVKAACLPTDSFPDETQCTISGYGATEKEYATSPQLLNAKVLLISQKRCMSRNVYGNRMDDSMMCAGYMQGKTDSCQGDSGGPLVCEKDDTHYIYGVVSWGDSCGKKNRPGVYARVTKFIDWINEKIKS from the exons ATGTTTCCAGTGATTCTGCTTCTTGTAGGCCTGTCTGGCCTCACTTTACCAGTTCACGCAGCGCCG GCTCTATTGGACGACCTTGTCAACCTGGCTATCGAACTCGTTGATG AAGTGTATGATTATGCTGTTAATGACACAGAGGAACTATCGCTATCTTCAGCTGAAATTAATGACACCATTGATTGGATTTTTTCCTTCTTAGATGAACCAG AAGCGTGTGATCCAAATCCTTGCCAGAACAATGGAGTTTGTGAGCTCCGAAAGAATGGCGGATTCAAATGCATCTGTCCAGAGCCTTACATTGGCAAAAAGTGTCAGGAAG AGAGGAGCGTGTGTAAGAAAGTGAAGTGTGGTCATGGTGATTGTGTCAGAACTCAAGAGGCCCCGTTTTATGAATGCAAGTGCTGGCCCCCCTATCTGGGCACTAAGTGCAATAAAG CCTCTGCGTGTGACCCGAGTCCATGCCTGAATGGAGGAAAGTGTGTTAAAGGCCGAACAAGAGCCAGTTTTACATGCAAATGTCCTGAAGATTACATTGGGAAGTTCTGCCAAGTTG GACCAAATGATTGCTATGAAGGGAATGGGGAATCATACAGAGGTTTTGTCAGTGAGACTGTGGAAGGAATGGAATGTTTACCCTGGAACTACTATCGTATTCCCTTCAAGGATTTTGAAGGCAATGATAGCATTGGAGCCCACAATTACTGCAG AAATCCGGATGGAGACCGGGAACCCTGGTGCTTTGTGAAAGAGACGGGCAAACTCCGGTGGGATTACTGTAACGTCAAGCCGTGTTCTGAACCAG AACCAGGAAAACCCTCCACAACCATTGCAAAACTGGAATTTTCTGAATGTGGAAAGACTCAAACTAATATGATATCCCCAAGGATATTTGGTGGGAAGAAGTCCCTGCCTGAAGCGCATCCCTGGCAGGTTTCATTTCAGGTCCGGCCCAAGGGCTCTAATGCAACCTTCAGCCACAACTGTGGAGGAACCCTGATTGACTCCTGCTGGGTCCTAACTGCTGCTCACTGTAT TGATGAGAATGAGGAGGTAAGGCTGGAGATGGGTGGTGTGAACCTGGAGAAAGATGACCCTGCAAAACAGTTTCTGGAGGTGGAGAAAATCATTGCTCATGAGAACTATACAGAGACAGCTGAAGCCCTGTATAACGATATAG CCCTGCTGAAACTAAAGTCAATAAATGGACGGTGCGCCAATGAGACCAGTTCTGTTAAGGCAGCATGTCTCCCCACTGATTCATTCCCTGATGAAACACAGTGCACCATATCAGGCTATGGAGCCACTGAGAAAG AGTATGCTACCTCTCCTCAGCTGCTGAATGCCAAAGTTCTCCTGATCTCTCAGAAACGCTGTATGTCTCGTAATGTCTATGGGAACAGAATGGATGATTCCATGATGTGTGCTGGATATATGCAAGGAAAGACTGACTCTTGTCAG ggTGATTCTGGTGGACCCCTGGTTTGTGAGAAGGATGATACTCATTACATCTATGGTGTGGTGAGTTGGGGTGACAGCTGTGGCAAGAAGAACAGGCCAGGTGTCTATGCCCGTGTCACCAAATTCATTGACTGGATCAATGAAAAGATTAAATCATAG